DNA sequence from the Azospirillum thiophilum genome:
TTGCGGCCGACGATGCCGGTCAGCCCCAGCGGCCCGGCCACCGCCTCGACCAGCGGGGCGGATTCCTCGTCCGGCCCGACGACGATCGTTCCGGGCGCCACGCCCGTTGCCCGCAGATGCGCGGCGATGGGCGCCGCCCCGCTCAGCGCGACGGAGGGGCGGCCGACGAAGACCTCATCAAGCGTGTGGGTGCGGTGCAGATGCGGCTCGACGCAGACGAAGCGGTCGAAGCAGCGGCCGAGCCATTCGCCGACCACCGCCTGGCTGACCGGTTCGCCCGGCCTGAAGATCGCATCCTGGCGCATGTAGGCCATGTAGGGCGCCACCAGGCAGAGGTCGGCCACGCCCTGGCGCCGCAGCACCGAAGCGGCGAGGGTCAACTCCACCAGCTTGTCGTTCGGCCGGTCGAGCGACCGGTAGACGATGGCGCGTTCCACCGGTTCGTTCGGGGCCGGTTCGGGCAGGCGGACCAGGCTCTCGCCATCGGGGAAGCGGTGCAGGTCGGCGACGTGGCAGGGAATCTCCAGTGCCTGGGCCAGCCGCCGCGCCGCGTCGGCCGAGTCCGGGAAGCCGTAGACGACCGTATGGCCGTCGGTGCGATTGCCCGTATTGCGGGCCATGCCCCATCTCCTCCTGCCACTTTCGACGGCGGCAAGCTTGGCGCAGGCGGCACGCGCGGGTCAATGATGGCAAAAGGCCGACTGCGCGCGGGCGGCGGTTCGCCGGGACGGCCTATGCCCCGCCGGTGCGCTTGTCCTCCTCCGCCTCGTCGTCGTCGGAGGCCTGCGGATCGACATGGATGCTCTCCGCCTTGCGGGCGAGCCATTGGAAGGTGCCCAGCCCGACGACCAGCAGCGTGACCACGCCCAGCAGCATGGTGGGATAGACCATGGCGGAGATCTCGCTGGTCCGCGCCTCGAACACCAGCACCAGCCCTTCCAGGCTGGCGGCGATGATGATGGTGGTCAGGAACTTGGTCAGGGTGCGGCGGGCCTCGTCGGCGCGGCGCAGTTCGCGCTCGCGGACGATCTCCTCCTCGTAGAGGTATTTGGCGATCTCGAACACGGCGATGGCCAGCACGATCATGCCCACCCCGTCCAGCATGGCCGAGGTCAGCGCCGCGCCATCGAACGACGCCACCCCTTCCGCCACCGTCACGGCCGACAGGCCGATGAACAGCAGGGCGAACAGCGACAGCGTCACCGCCGCCAGCAGGTACATGCCGCGTGCCGCCGACTGGAACATCGTCCTCTCCCTCCTCGTATCGCAGCGTATCCTTGGCAGTGACAACGCACGGGCGCCCGGATCCGCCCGGCCGGGGCCGTCGGTGTAGCGCGAAATTTGGTTTGACGTGATCCGCCACATGGTTTGACGTGCATCACACATCCGGCCAGCCCGCCATCTCGTCGATGGTCGCTGGATCAACTGCGGTCAGCGCTGCATCTTTGAGGTCACGGGCATGCTGCATTGTCCGACCG
Encoded proteins:
- the prs gene encoding ribose-phosphate diphosphokinase, producing the protein MARNTGNRTDGHTVVYGFPDSADAARRLAQALEIPCHVADLHRFPDGESLVRLPEPAPNEPVERAIVYRSLDRPNDKLVELTLAASVLRRQGVADLCLVAPYMAYMRQDAIFRPGEPVSQAVVGEWLGRCFDRFVCVEPHLHRTHTLDEVFVGRPSVALSGAAPIAAHLRATGVAPGTIVVGPDEESAPLVEAVAGPLGLTGIVGRKERRGDRDVTVALPPDAPIHGRPVVIVDDVISSGETIFSCARAARMLGADTLRVYGVHALYGETVAGRFAAEGLDRPLSCDGVPHPSNVMPLNGLIADAVRSLWAY